GGACATTTATtttgaattcgataatttttttaaaaaaaatattcaacatatatattttattattataagaatCAATTCTACTACTTATGTTTTGGGGTTTTCAtgcttgaaaaataataatctaatgTGTGTCGTCAAAATCATCGATCCAGTCTTTTTTCTGGACAAAATGCCAAATATTTATAGCGCTCTAGTAGTTTAAGATCAAAATAATGTTGATCAACCAATTAATATGACTAATGAGGTACAACAATTATTAAGAAATAACCAgatgaaaaaagataaatatgaaaGTACCTAAGAAGTGAAGGGATGGACAATTGATTGTAGATGAAAATGCATTTGTAGCTAATTTTGGTACCCCAAATGAAGGCCCTCCAAATTTAGCCCCTGATATTAGTATCACAAACTTTATTATTGGAACTTTTGTTAGAGCCACTCCTTCCCTTTGCATGCCTGGTATTGCTGCACATAAAACAGCTGCCTATTTCcaccacaaaataaataaataaataataataattaaaaaaaaatgtcataaaAAGGTTAATAAAATGGAGATCTTTATGGTCCATAAAAATTGTTCTTTTATTGTACAGAAAAATAGagataataatatttttggttcCTTAAATATCAGTAAATTCTAATTTTGGTCTGATTAAACGGATTGAACCTTCAATTATAAGTTGAAATAATGCAAACTGAATTATCAAACGTTGACTACGTGTAATGTTAAGTATGCATTATTACTTAATCTTTGAAGGTAATAtagttcaaaaaataatttaaatataacatATTCCCTAAATAAAGAGATTAGAAgtacatatttattttgttAACTAAATGTTAAAAATGCATTTTGTTTGATATCATAAGCatcaaaataagaatttacTAATAATGAGGAACCAAAATGCTTTTATTCAAATAAACAACATaggtaatttttataaaataatcttttattatttttattataattaatcaTAAGAGATTATTTTCTCATTGTTGCAAGAGAGaaggaaaacaaaagaaaatggtACTTATAACATAAATATTTACCATTGAGAAACCAAGAATACCATCAAAAGGTCCATGCtttaacataaaatcttctATATACTCTAGGCATTCTTCAAAATTGTAGAACTCTGTGAAATCCTAcaagaaaatacataaaatatttatagagaaaatattttctcttaaaataaataaaatattatcggTACAACATTATCTTAGTTGAACCCTAGTTAATACGGATATTAAACACAggataaaaaggaaaagaaatttcctaaataaaaatataaacaataCGTTTCATAAATAACATTTTGCGTTCATTATCTCCTCTTCATCCTAATGCCATCAATCCACACCCTTTGACCACCTCACCCTCACTCCCTCACTCATTCCGTAGTATGTTCTTAAATTacgtataaatattttaaaaatatttttacttaatttacctatcaaatatcataaaataggtacaacaataatatatttttcatataaaaCATTTTCTTTTGTATCAAATACACTCGAATTTGGATCTTgattaatttatgaaaaaattatctaaatacacattttattttatcatattatctAAAATTccctatcatttaaaaaaaatttaaaattcctTTCAAATACATCACTCTCTTCTCGCTGATAGATCTTTATCCCCCTCTCGGATACATCCCTCTCCCCTCTCTGATACATCTGTCCCCTCGGATACACCACTTATGAATTTAAATGTCCTATTCCCTCCCTGATGTATATGGATGTATCTGAAAAGTCAGTAATGTATTCGAAATtcacaaattttaaaagatttttataatttttttttaaaaaaaatataaataattatacatttatttattctttgcaatttgactctaaaaatataattgagtAAGTACGACCCGAAATAGTAGTGAATAATCAAGGATGAAATGAACAATAAAATAATAGCGCAAGATAAATAAAATCATTTCATCCTTAATTAAATATCTGAATCCTTCGAATTAATCAGATCATTGAAATTCAGATGCAGAATCGTTAGCCggagaaaaaaaaagggggaatGAAGCAAATATAAATACCTTATTAAATCGAAACCATTCAAAGTAAGGAGGATCGAAGAAACCTTCGAGTGCAGATTTTCCCTGAGCCGGAAAAGGTGCATCCAAGAAAACCAGATCTAATTTTCCGGTGATGGATTCCGGCCACCGGAGAATCAATTTCTTGAGTATTTCAGCACTTTCTCTATAGCCATGGAGACACAGAATTCTTggttttttctttgattctttttccatagtatttcttttttaatttcttctcaaAAAATGGTAGGTACATAATCATATATGGCtagtattttaaaaattaatcttCAAATagctataaattttgaaaatctgttctttaaaaaaatatatttttttaaaaagtaaaatatatatcCAAACGTGTTTGCTATGattttcttaaactttttttttttaggtaGTCAAACACGTTTGGccaatcaaaatttgaaaaattacaacaaaaaaATGTTTTGCTCGAAATTActtataaaaatttcaaaaataatttcaatttttattaataattaaatacaatcacttttttattttaaagataaagcagatatttattttgaaattttataatCAGACGTATTTGACTgcctaaaaaaaaaaagttaaccATAGAATTGGTGGTGGGCTAAAATATTGTCACGTGGTCTCTATGATTCAGACCAAATTGACCATAGTGTTGGTAGTGGGCTTTGTATTTATCCCCAAAATATACCAAACTATTAATCTCCATAATTCAGCCAAAATAACAGTTTGTTTTAGAAAAAGGGTTAAAAATATCTTGAAATAGGTTAATTTTATTCCATGTTATATTTTTGCTCAAACAGAAAATTATTGGAACCCGGTAAACGAACAAATAGGTGGTCTTTCCGGAAATGTTAAACAAAAGTTTTCTTATTCAACTAACTTGAAAATATCTTTCAAACTAATCAAAGAATATTGCTCAGATGGTAAACATATTTTATCTTCGATATTAATATTGTGAATTTGAGTCTGATAAAGACAAAATGATGgaaactttaagaaaatgaTGGAAAATATCTTTCAAACATATTTTACAACATGGATTACTTTTGATTAatccaaaacaaaagaaaaatgactAAGGTTTGCctttgaacaattcaaaatGAGACAATTTATCAAGATACATTCACTTATTAGTAGGACTGTTGTcccttttttttcaagtttgaacACGAAATCTCTACTCGtgcataattaattattattatagtgtTTAGAACAACTCCATCACAATATGCCCTTAATCAAcaaagacaaaaataaaaatatttgaaattaattCATACTAATAGAGAATTCTCCTTCCAGGATCAAAGTTGTTGAATTTTTTCAATAAACCTAAGCATTATTTCAAGGTTGCCATCATCTGCAAAGATAAAATGTtttagttaatatttttttaaaaaaattattaatctaagtaaaaattaaattcatattccaaccaaaaaaaaaaaaactcacctAGTTTAGGTACGATATGTCCTCCAGGATGGTGAATCACCCATGGGTCCACAAAACACTCCAATAGAATTTCACCATCTTTTCTTTGGTAGTCTGTTTCaccttaataattaaaaaaaattaaaaaaattaagacctATTCATATTGGATAAATGAAATGCtaatatatgaaaaagaaagttttaaataaattaaagaaccTTATCATAGCAAGCTATGGGTCCTAGCTCAATCCATATGcctaaataaataataattagttgaaaataaaagaatgtTCAAAAATGGCATAAAACAAAAAAGGTTTAATCTCTATACTTAACaacttaaataaatttatatgctACTAGATCATTTTAAagataattatatttaatttttcataGTAACTTCGATTAGTAACAAGAAAAATTAAGACGTGCACGTAAGGTCAAAAATATATGtgaagtattattatttttgtgagtttcaaatttaaattataattaattatttatcaaaatacaCTTTATAATTGTCTAGATCAAatgtttaaataaaattatcaaaaaatatgTGATAATTTAATTTGTCCATAATATTTCGTTCACGTGTGATAGTTGACTCATTAATTTTCCAGAAAGCCATGCAcaactttctctctctctttcaaaTTTTCCAATTAACTATGTGGGGTGCCACTTGACACCATTTTTCAACCAACAAAGAGAGTCTATATCACTCAATATTATGTATTAGTCGACGTATGTATTGATGAAATTAATGATAGTTTAAATACATAATATTTCAGGTGTGATTTTAATCATTATCTTTAGATTAATTacattaatagtataaaattcttttttgtGTCAATTAGTATAAGTTGTGTTCTAacaaaatgaaaatataaatgTACTATTATCAAAGATTGTGGTAAAATGATAAGTATTCCTTCATTCTAAGTCAGAGGTGTCAGGAAAGAAATATGTGAATATAGGGATCGATCTAGAGGGGTAGGAGGGTGTTCACTCAAACCCCCTCagcaaaatattatattttatatattaaacggtcattttttttatatatataaagattttGAATCTCCTAAACACAAGATTAGAGTTCAGTTTAATGGTTTAGGGATTTAAAAATTCACATTGAAGTTTTAAATTTAAATCCTAgacactatatttttatttttcaaacccTCTTATTAAAAATCCTGAACTCATCAATCTCTAATGAAATTACCTTTAATAAAAGCATATTATCTTCTTAACTTAAAGTAAAATTACccttaaatttattaaattagtCAAACTCCAAAATAAATATCGAATATCATAGAAAGCTATAAGATCAGATAGTGTGAATGTACCTAAGAAGTGAAGGGATGGGCAGGTGATTGGAGATGAAAATGCATTGGCAGCCAAAGGTGGTGCCCTAAACGTTGGCCCTCCAAATTTAGCTCCACTTATTATGATATGAAACTTTATCATTGGAACTTTTGTTAGGGCCACTCCTTCCCTTTGCATGCCTGGAAATGTTGCACATAAAACAGCTCCCTATTTCCaacaaacacacacaaaaaaagaagataaaatatcataataattagaaaaataatttgttaataataagaaatcaaaattgatattattaattaaataaaataattttttaaagatcaTTTTCTCCTATTCAAATTATAACAAATCATTTTCccattaattattgcaagagaaaagaaaaacaaagagaATGGTACTTAATAAAACATAATTACTTGTGAGAAACCAAGAACACCATCAAAAGGTCCATGCTTTAACATAAAACCTTCTATATAGTCTAGGCATTCTTCAAAACTGCAATCCCTTGTGAAATCCTACAATAAAATTTACAAAGATTGGATAAATATGGCTAAATAAAATAGTATGGACAGATAAATGAAATCGCTTCATTCTTAATCAAATATCTTAGTTAAGCCCTCGAAACGAAATAAATCTCCCAAGAGTGTTCTTCCTTTAACGTGGCCTAGGAGTGTGAATTGAAATTAGGAAAAATTACGGTCAAATACTATTTCgacactattaaaaataaaatttttctttttctaattgtGAAACAGTGAGATATTTGTGCTATagattatgattttgaaaattgtgtggtagaaaaataaattcttactaaaataatggaaaactttctatttttttcataCAAAAACATTATTATTTGTAGATTTTTTAGGAATCACATAGTGTAGAGGGCTAAATACTAATTACCATTTTTgtctatcttttttaatttatagaaATCCCTTAAAAACATGGTAAttcagatacattaattcaaTAATCCGAATatattaattcagtaattcGCATAAATTAATTAGGGTTTTATGTATCAACAGGtaatatttaaagcatgatgCATTAAACATagatataatttatgaatcaaaattaatgtatccggattactgaattaatgtatccggatgaaaaaaaaaaagatttttgaaattttttgaaatggatGGGAGTAATGAAAAATATGACATATAAAAGAGtgtaattagataattttttgtaACAATCCAGCCGGCTAGTGATATTGTTCGCTTTGGGCCTAAGCCCACACAGCTATAAAACACGTCACTAGTAGATAAAGTCTGTTTATTTATATACCtaacatttttcttattttttgtcaATGTGAAATTTCTTATCTTAAGTTGGGGTGTTACTGGATTAGCCACTGAACAATTTGTAAtgaaaaaatagtattttttagTAGTAAGACATCTAGTTTATAAACTATATACACAAGGTAAAGGTAGTGTTTGTTATACATACCTATAATACACTATATATACATCCAAAGTGTATGGATAATATATACTTCGACCATATTAATAAATTAGATGGCCAACAGATACAATTACGTAAGTTTTCCTTCAAATTAATAGAATCCGTGAAATtcagatacatatataatagtTAGTCTTAGAAAAAGGGATGAAGCAAGCTAAGTGTTAATGCCTTATTTGATGGAAACCATACAAAGTAAGGAGGATCATAAAAACCTTCACGGGGAGATTTCCCTGCCTGAGCGGGAAAAGGTCCATCCAAGAAAACCAAATCTAATTTTCCGGTGACGGATTCCGGCCACTGGAAAATCACGTTCTTAAAGATTTCAGCACTGCCTCCATAGCCATGGAGACACAGGATTCTTGGTTTTTTATTCTCTGGTTCTTCGTTTTCCATGTTAAGTACCCCTTATTTTGTTATGGAAAATGTAAGACAACTTAGTATATGCATGTGAAGGCTATGTATAGTTGTCACATGCTCTTTTCACATCAGATGGATTAATGATTTAAAGTTTAGGGTCAGAATTGGTCGACTTTgtacaatttttaaaaagcacctATAAGATTAGTCTATTAGTGGaacttgtttttctattttcgtcagaaaaattatttttctcatttttaaggtaatttttttttaaaaaaaatgttttttaaatttttttatcaatcGAAGATGAAAAAATTACACCCTATCAAACAAATCCAAAGTATTTTACTATATAGTACATCACAAGATTTTACATAGATTTTACATGAGCCAAGCCTAGATACAATTTTGCAATAATTGACAAGGTAACATAAAgtacaaaaacaaacaaaccatacataaattttttaattttttttgacaaatttcTCAAATTTATGTGACCATATATAGGACCATACCACCCaccatattattttttataacaatctttttatttttttcccttcaCATAATTAAAAGCTAAGTTTTGTTTCTAAAATGGTTGAGGGCAAATTGGGCATCACATTTAGCTCCAGCAGTAAATGCTTCAAGGAACTCTGGATAAGTAAAGGCTCTAAAAACCGGTTCAGTGCGAACCAAAGCAGTGGCCGGTTTTATTAAATACTCGGACGATGGACCGAGAAATACACCAATTGTGGTTCGAGCCTCTTTTGCGTGTGTCACCACGCGATGAACCGGAGTTATGAACTTGTCATTACTTATTACCTGCAAAGAACAACcggtttaaaaaaaattcaattttctgTATATTCTATTTTCGTCATTCATAAaggaatttttatatttataatttgttatataactattaaaatataaaattgtaTTCATTACTCCGGTT
This Solanum dulcamara chromosome 1, daSolDulc1.2, whole genome shotgun sequence DNA region includes the following protein-coding sequences:
- the LOC129886046 gene encoding esterase FUS5-like isoform X2 is translated as MENEEPENKKPRILCLHGYGGSAEIFKNVIFQWPESVTGKLDLVFLDGPFPAQAGKSPREGFYDPPYFVWFPSNKDFTRDCSFEECLDYIEGFMLKHGPFDGVLGFSQGAVLCATFPGMQREGVALTKVPMIKFHIIISGAKFGGPTFRAPPLAANAFSSPITCPSLHFLDYQRKDGEILLECFVDPWVIHHPGGHIVPKLDDGNLEIMLRFIEKIQQL
- the LOC129886046 gene encoding uncharacterized protein LOC129886046 isoform X3; amino-acid sequence: MENEEPENKKPRILCLHGYGGSAEIFKNVIFQWPESVTGKLDLVFLDGPFPAQAGKSPREGFYDPPYFVWFPSNKGAVLCATFPGMQREGVALTKVPMIKFHIIISGAKFGGPTFRAPPLAANAFSSPITCPSLHFLGETDYQRKDGEILLECFVDPWVIHHPGGHIVPKLDDGNLEIMLRFIEKIQQL
- the LOC129898070 gene encoding uncharacterized protein LOC129898070 isoform X1, producing the protein MEKESKKKPRILCLHGYRESAEILKKLILRWPESITGKLDLVFLDAPFPAQGKSALEGFFDPPYFEWFRFNKDFTEFYNFEECLEYIEDFMLKHGPFDGILGFSMAAVLCAAIPGMQREGVALTKVPIIKFVILISGAKFGGPSFGVPKLATNAFSSTINCPSLHFLGEKDYQKKDGEVLLECFVDPQVIHHPKGHVIPELDDSSAEMMLGFIEKKFHNFETGAFQDNWRFKAKF
- the LOC129898070 gene encoding uncharacterized protein LOC129898070 isoform X2, giving the protein MEKESKKKPRILCLHGYRESAEILKKLILRWPESITGKLDLVFLDAPFPAQGKSALEGFFDPPYFEWFRFNKAAVLCAAIPGMQREGVALTKVPIIKFVILISGAKFGGPSFGVPKLATNAFSSTINCPSLHFLGEKDYQKKDGEVLLECFVDPQVIHHPKGHVIPELDDSSAEMMLGFIEKKFHNFETGAFQDNWRFKAKF
- the LOC129886046 gene encoding esterase FUS5-like isoform X1, which translates into the protein MENEEPENKKPRILCLHGYGGSAEIFKNVIFQWPESVTGKLDLVFLDGPFPAQAGKSPREGFYDPPYFVWFPSNKDFTRDCSFEECLDYIEGFMLKHGPFDGVLGFSQGAVLCATFPGMQREGVALTKVPMIKFHIIISGAKFGGPTFRAPPLAANAFSSPITCPSLHFLGETDYQRKDGEILLECFVDPWVIHHPGGHIVPKLDDGNLEIMLRFIEKIQQL